From the genome of Uranotaenia lowii strain MFRU-FL chromosome 1, ASM2978415v1, whole genome shotgun sequence, one region includes:
- the LOC129753563 gene encoding kanadaptin codes for MTEEENTFKKPVDLKVIGKLRKPFLPARSDVEIPSQSSSSEHLVQAFVLAEADHKLSSDNNEIPPIPYREPSWSRKCDSDLNYSFEVLKNGVIIEEVKQLQNKPYWLFGRLPNCDINMAHPTISRYHAILQYRYVPEPEENSDSEENSSPSHVTLESGWYLYDLNSTHGTFLNKQRLQPKTYVRVRVGYMIKLGSSSRSYILQGPAEDEDEPSTLTITEMKEMRQNQEKLRLEMAEIERQENERVAKLKEEDGITWGMGEDADEETDLTHNPYAVSNNEELFLDDPKKTLRGYFEREGHELEYKLDELSAGSYVCKVELPVDDDYGRPIIAEVSHKGKKKEAVVQCALEACRILDRYGLLRQATHEPRRRHKKTSDSDDDDDFLDRTGDIERRRQRKQAKAGAGQVHTYEDLIRQESELLERLEQIEAKIHKHQMIDKGTCLPENDDDVDDFLTKLSDDKPFDKFEVRRLRLEKERLTKDHVTLQRLIKIAKPFDLPGMSKTDRTGESSKEELKKRMMPLFGKRNKLSSAFGIKKSEVRVGGSTSANTDEIERDDNEDQPKKAGEELKKEAPEVKQTTQTPESKKAESPSFSPELLEKHYNKTIDNEKPQTASKCQEQNMIIESPTAAPERKRKSDAVVADDCVNDDERLAATSKSSKKRVRQRARDRNTRDNVDIDDSEELQSEEKNIDWVPPQNQSGDGMTALNEKYGY; via the exons ATGACCGAAGAAGAGAATACTTTCAAGAAACCTGTGGATTTGAAAGTCATTGGGAAGTTGCGCAAACCGTTTCTTCCGGCTAGATCGGATGTCGAAATTCCTTCACAATCGAGTTCATCGGAACATCTGGTACAGGCATTCGTTTTGGCAGAAGCAGATCATAAGCTGTCTAGTGATAACAACGAAATACCACCGATTCCGTATCGGGAACCCAGTTGGTCGCGAAAATGTGATTCTGATTTGAACTACAGCTTCGAGGTTCTCAAGAACGGGGTCATTATAGAGGAGGTTAAGCAACTTCAGAACAAGCCTTACTGGCTGTTTGGTCGGCTTCCGAACTGCGATATCAACATGGCTCATCCAACAATTTCGAGGTATCATGCCATTCTGCAGTATCGTTATGTTCCGGAACCGGAAGAGAACTCTGATTCGGAGGAAAACAGTAGTCCTTCACATGTGACGCTAGAATCCGGTTGGTATTTGTACGATTTAAACAGCACACATGGAACGTTTTTGAACAAGCAACGATTGCAGCCAAAAACTTACGTCAGAGTGAGAGTTGGTTATATGATCAAGCTTGGTTCCAGTTCTCGATCTTACATACTACAGGGCCCTGCCGAGGATGAAGATGAACCTTCCACGCTGACTATTACTGAGATGAAAGAGATGCGGCAAAATCAGGAAAAACTTCGGCTCGAAATGGCCGAAATCGAGCGACAGGAAAATGAACGTGTTGCAAAATTGAAGGAAGAGGATGGCATCACATGGGGAATGGGTGAAGATGCCGATGAGGAAACTGATCTCACTCACAATCCCTATGCAGTTTCAAATAACGAAGAATTGTTTCTGGATGACCCTAAGAAAACTCTGCGTGGTTACTTCGAGCGAGAAGGACACGAGTTGGAGTACAAGTTAGACGAACTGTCAGCCGGATCTTATGTATGCAAGGTGGAACTCCCGGTTGATGACGACTATGGTCGACCCATTATAGCCGAGGTTTCTCATAAAGGCAAGAAAAAAGAAGCGGTCGTTCAATGCGCCCTTGAAGCGTGTCGAATATTGGACAGATACGGATTGTTGCGCCAGGCTACACATG AACCCCGTAGACGTCACAAAAAAACCTCCGATTCGGACGACGATGACGACTTTCTAGACCGTACAGGTGACATCGAACGACGACGTCAACGCAAGCAAGCTAAAGCCGGTGCGGGTCAGGTACATACGTACGAAGATCTCATACGACAGGAATCGGAGCTCCTTGAACGGCTAGAGCAGATCGAAGCTAAAATCCATAAACACCAAATGATTGACAAAGGAACTTGTTTGCCGGAAAATGACGATGATGTAGATGATTTTTTGACCAAACTTTCTGACGATAaaccatttgataaatttgaagtaAGACGATTGCGGCTGGAGAAGGAACGCCTCACAAAAGATCATGTAACCCTACAGAGGCTCATCAAAATAGCAAAACCATTCGATTTGCCTGGAATGAGCAAAACTGATAGAACTGGCGAGAGTAGTAAGGAAGAACTCAAGAAACGTATGATGCCATTGTTTGGTAAACGGAATAAGCTCAGCAGTGcattcggcatcaaaaaatcaGAGGTTAGAGTAGGTGGTTCCACGAGCGCCAATACAGATGAAATTGAGAGAGACGACAATGAAGATCAGCCGAAGAAAGCTGGCgaggaattaaaaaaagaggCACCAGAAGTAAAGCAAACTACTCAAACCCCAGAATCCAAAAAGGCGGAGAGCCCGTCCTTCAGTCCCGAATTGTTAGAAAAACATTACAATAAAACAATTGACAATGAAAAACCGCAAACGGCATCAAAGTGTCAGGAGCAGAATATGATCATCGAATCTCCGACTGCTGCGCCAGAAAGAAAACGCAAATCAGATGCTGTAGTTGCTGATGATTGTGTCAACGACGATGAACGTTTGGCGGCCACTAGCAAATCATCCAAAAAACGCGTACGACAGAGAGCGCGAGATCGTAATACGCGGGATAATGTTGATATCGACGATAGCGAAGAGTTGCAAAGCGAGGAGAAGAATATAGATTGGGTTCCACCGCAAAATCAAAGCGGTGACGGTATGACAGCGCTGAACGAAAAGTACGGGTATTGA